GCGGCGCACGGCGGGCTCCCTCACTACCAGCTGAAGCGTTCGAGGTGGATGCATTCGGTGGGCACGCCTGCGTCGAGGGCGGCGCGGCGGGCGGCGTCCATCCAGGCCGTGGCACCGCAGATGTAGACGTCGTGCTCGGCGATGTCCGGCACGATCGCCCGCAGCGCGGCGGCGTCCGACCACTGCGCGGCCTCGGCGGGCAGCCACGACATCCGACCGGTAAGCCGGGGACCGAGTAGGAACACCAGCTGGGCGCCGCGGGCGGCGGCCAACGCCTCCAGCTCGTTGCGCAGGATCACCTCGCGCTCGCTGTGCGCCCGGTAGATCACGGTGACCTCGCCGGGGTTCTGCGGGAGCTCCTCCAGCAGCGCGCGCAGCGGTGTGATGCCGATGCCACCGGCGATCAACGTGACCTTGCGCCGGGTCCGCACCCCGGCGTGCAGCCGGCCGTACGGGCCCTCGATCGCGACCCGGGTGCCCGGGCGGAGGGTGGACAGGCCGCGGCTGTCGTCACCGAGGTCCTTGACGGTGATGCGGAGGGTGGCGCCGTTGGGTGCGGCCGACAGCGAGTACGGGTGGCCCTTGCTCGCACCGGCGCGGGTGAGGAAGCGCCAGATGAGGAACTGCCCGGCGGCGGTGGGTAACCGGTGCAGGTGACGACCCGTCATCTCTACCGACACCACCCCCGGCCCTTCCGGCAGCACGGCGGTGACCCGCAGGTCGTGGCGCAGCGTGCGGTACACCGGCACACCGACCCGCCAGATCAGCACCGCACCCGCGGCGGCCGCCCACAGCGTCCACCAGTACACCGTGGCCAGGTGGCCGGCGAGGAAGTCCTGACCGGTCCACAGCTGGTGCGGCAGCGCGAGGCCGACGCCGAGATAGGCGTAGAGGTGCAGTAGGTGCCAGGACT
This DNA window, taken from Sporichthyaceae bacterium, encodes the following:
- a CDS encoding ferredoxin reductase family protein; protein product: MSTYAADQTAAAPGGPARNRATGPQRRPLTPTWWRDAVVLATWANVLIVVALWLRGGGATDLDSATQTYLSLGRITGLVSADLLLIQVLLMARLPVIERVYGQDELARRHRLVGCTSFFLMLTHIVLITLGYAGQDARNALVEAWRLTVDYPGMLLAVAGSALLVMVSATSIKRARAKLRYESWHLLHLYAYLGVGLALPHQLWTGQDFLAGHLATVYWWTLWAAAAGAVLIWRVGVPVYRTLRHDLRVTAVLPEGPGVVSVEMTGRHLHRLPTAAGQFLIWRFLTRAGASKGHPYSLSAAPNGATLRITVKDLGDDSRGLSTLRPGTRVAIEGPYGRLHAGVRTRRKVTLIAGGIGITPLRALLEELPQNPGEVTVIYRAHSEREVILRNELEALAAARGAQLVFLLGPRLTGRMSWLPAEAAQWSDAAALRAIVPDIAEHDVYICGATAWMDAARRAALDAGVPTECIHLERFSW